The segment CGGCGTTTTTCGCCACGTTCCGCCATAGAATCCATCCGGGTGGCGCGCCTTTGGCCTGCACGACGGCAATGAAAGGTTGGGCGTTGATCTCGTCGATGCTGCGGGTGAGGACCTGAGCCAGTGGGGCGGCAATCGGTACGGCTAGCGTTGCCACCGGCAGGATCAGCGCCTGGGCCGGCCCGGCACCCACCGCCGGGATAAGCCCCAGCTTGAACGAAAAGATCTGGATCAGCATGATGCCGAGCCAGAAGACGGGCACGGAAATGAACAGCGATGGAAGGTTGCGGAGGAACTTGCGCAGCCAGCCGAACCGGGAGAATGTCGATGCGAATGCGATCCCGACGGCAAGAAGCGCCGCTGCCAGGAAACCAAGCACGGCCAGCCTGGCGGTCTGGGGCAGGACCTCGGCCAGGAGTGACCGCACCGCCGTTCCGCTGTTGATCGAGTACCCGAAGTCTCCGGTGATGAATCCGGCGAGCGTATGAACGTATTGAATGACGAGGGGCGTGTCGATTCCGTAGCTGAGCCGGATGTTCTGGATCTGGTCAGCCGACAACCCCAGTTCCGGGTTCTCGAACTTGATCATGATCGCGTCGCCCGGCAGCGCCTGCAGCAGGATGAAGGCGCCGGTGAAGGCTGCCAGCAGCACAATGACCGCCTGACCTACCCGCCTGAAAACGTAGCTCATCGCTATCCCCTCTCTCTGCCGGGTCCGCGCACAGCGGACCCGGCAGTCCTGGCCCGCTACTTGTCGAGCCACACACCGTAGAACGATGGGCGTGCGACTGATTCGAAGCCGAGCCCCTTGACATGGTTCGCGGCGCCGTAGACCTGCGGTTCTTCGAAGAGCGGAATCACATAGGACTGCTCGGCCAGGTAGTCCTGAACTGCCTGGTCGTTAGCGATCCGCTTCTTCTCGTCCGGTTCTCCAGCCACGCCCTCGAGCAACTTCTCGAGTTTCTTGTCCCCGACGCTGTTGGACTTGGCCTCGAAGTTGAGCAGCGTGTTGCGGTTCTTCGAGTAGAACTGGCTCTTGATCACGTCGGGATCTGCCCGGCCGACCATTGAGTGGTAAACCTGCACCTGGTCCTTGTCCAGGATCGCTTCGGCATAGGTTCCAGCGTCTGCCTTCAGAATTTTCAGATCGACGCCGATCTTCTTCCACTGCTGACTGATCAGGGTCAAAGCCTCGAATGACCTGGGCTGGGGAGCCGCCTCGTTGACGACGAGGGTCAGTTTCTTGCCGTTCTTTTCGCGGATTCCGTCGCTCCCGGCTTTCCAGCCTGCGGCATCCAGAAGTTGGGCGGCCTTATCCGGGTCGTAGGCGAGATGTGCCGACTGGTCCTTGTATCCCTCGGCGGACTTGCTCAGTGCCGACGTTGCTAGCGGGTACTTCGGGCTGTAGATCGTGTCCACGACTTCTTGGCGGTTCGTGCCGGCGACAAGCGCCTGCCGCACCTTGAGGTCTGAAAGGAAGGGGTGCCGGAACCGCAGGTTGAGCGAATTGTTGACTCCCTTTGTCTGCGGCGCGTAGACCTCCAGCCCCTTGGCTTCGACCTGCTTTTCGTCCTGAGCTTCGACGTTTCTGACCACATCGGCCTGGCCCGCGACGAGCGACCCGACCCGCACACTGTCTTCCGGGGTGACGATCAGTTTGATGGTGTCGAGGTACGCCCGGCCCTGATGTTCAGCCGACGGCGGCGCCCAGTCGTAATCCTTCCGGGCAGCCAGGGTGAGTTCAGTGCCGACCTTTTCATCCGTGATGACGAAAGGACCGGAGCCGATGATGTCCTTCGAGTTGCCCGCCCCGTAGTCCTCGAACTTCCGGTCGAGCGTTTTCGATGACAGCAGTCCGGAATTTATCGTGGAGGTAGCCTGCAGGAAGCCCGGCGATGGGCGAGTGAAGTGGAACTTGACGGTCGAACTGTCGACGACCTCGCTGCGGTCGTAGTTGTTGATCGCCTCCGACACGATCAGCGCCCGCTTCGGATCTCCTGAGCCGTAGAGGTCAAAGTTCTTCGCAACAACCGTGGCGTCGAGCGGGCTGCCATCTGAGAATGTCACGCCGTCGCGCAGCTTGAAGGTGTACTCGGTGGCGTCGTCGTTGACCTTCCAGCTGGTCGCTATCCACGGCTCGAACTTGAGCGATTCCGGGTTCTGGTAGACCAAACGATCCGTGATGTTATTGACCAGTCCGCCGTTGGGGTAGAACCCGGCAGTCGGCGGATACAGCCCGGTGTGCGGCTGATGCTCCAGGTAGGTGAGCGTGCCGCCGGTCTTCGGCTCGCCGGTGGATGCGCCATCCGATGACGCGGACGACGTGGAGCATCCGGCAACAAGCGATGCCGCCGCCACTATGGCGACGCCTGCTAGAAGGAACTTCGATCGCTTGGTTCGAGCCATGACTCGTCCTTTCGGTAAGAAGGTGCAGGCCGCGTCGAACAGCTGCGTGCCTGTGGGACGAGCGTATGAGCACCGTGGCCCCGCGCTGTGGGAATAGGTCACACAGCGTTAGGAAGCGTCACATTGCGCAATCAGTGCGGCGGGAAAGGAAATCGGCGATCAGAACGTGGTCGCTTGCCCTCGTTGGCTCAGCTCCGAAACCTTGAACGCAAGCAGTCTGTTTTTGAGCCACAGTTCTGGCGCCCGAAGCTTGCGCGCCCGGCTCCACAGCAGGTCGACCCCGACCAGCCAATCAGTGTGCGGATATGCTTCCAGCTGCAGCTCGACCAGCTCGCCGGCCGCCAGCTCATCCAGGATGAGCTGCCGCGGGATGGTGGCCCAGCCCAGACCTGCTTTGGTCATTTCGATCAGCGGTTGCTGCCCGTAGATCTGCCACGTCTGGGCACACCGCAGGTATTCCATTGTGGGAAATGAATCCAACTGGGCCGAGTGAGCCAGACGCCTGTTTGCCCGCAGGTCAGCGAAGCTCACGGATTCCTGCTGGCACAAGCTGTGTCCCGGCGCCGCAACGTGGATCAGAATCAGCTTTCCCAGCTGTTTGAATTCCAGGGCCTTGTCATAGCGCGGCTCGGAGAATGACACGCCAAGGGCCGCCGAGCCGATCAGCACCGACTCCGATATGCCGGTGTTCAGCGAACTCTGCACCGTGAGGTTAACGTACGGATACTTGCGCGCGAAGTCGTTGAAGACAGGCAGCAGAACCCGACCCGGCACATCGACGGAGATAGTCAGTTCCGTGGTTTCTTCCACGGACAAACTGTCAGCATGATTTTCAAATGCGATGCATCGGTCGATCACTGTCTGTGCTTCCAGCAGCAACCGCTCCCCCGCAGCGGTCAGCGTCGGCGCGCGGGTCGACCGGTCGAAAAGGTCGGTTCCGACGTCGATCTCCAGAGTCGCGATCGCATTGCTGATCGTCGATTGAGTCTTGTTCAGCCGGCGTGCAGCAGCGGAAAACGAGCCTGTCTGGGCAGAAGCCACGAACGCTTCCAGCCGCTCCAGTGAAATACGCATTGCTGACTCCATCTATCGATTTTTGCGATAGTAACTCACTTTTTCCATCGAGAAACGCTTCGTAAGCTCGGGGGCACCCCAGTTCCTAAAGCACGGTCGTCACCACGAACCGAAATGGCAACGATTTCCTTAACCGAAATACGGAGAACCATCATGAGCTTTACGAAGACCCGAATGGGACTGAAACCTCCCGGTCACGCCGCGCATCCAGTCGATGAAGTGCTTCCGGTACGGCGGCTTGTCACGCTGGGACTGCAACACGTCCTGGTTATGTACGCCGGCGCCGTTGCCGTGCCGTTGATTCTGGGCTCGACCCTCGGGCTCGACCAGAGCGCTGTGATCCTGCTGATCAACGCAAACCTGATCACCTCAGGAGTGGCGACACTGATTCAGACAATTGGGGTGTGGAAGTTCGGCGCCCGGATGCCCTTCATTCAGGGAACGTCATTCATTGCGCTCTCGCCGATGCTGCTGATCGGCCAGCAGTACGGCTTGCCTTTCGTCTTCGGGTCCGTCATCGCCGCCGGCCTGATCACCATTGGCCTCGCTCCCATATTCAGCCGGCTGTTGCGGTACTTCTCCCCGGTCGTGATCGGCAGCCTGATCACCATCGTGGGCATCGCCCTGATGCCCGCTGCCGCAGGCTGGCTCGGCGGAGGCGTGGGCGCTGCGGATTTCGGCAGCCCGCGCAACCTTACACTCGGGCTGCTCACCGTGGTGGTCACCATTTTCGTCTCGGTCAAGTTCAAAGGATTCATCAGCAGCCTCTCGGTAATCTTCGGCCTGATCGTCGGAACGGCCGTCGCCATCGCAATCGGCGCCACCGATTTCTCTTCAGTGGCAGAAGCTTCGTGGTTCGGTCTCAGCGCGCCGCTGGCATTGGGAATCCCTCAGTTTTCAGTTGTTCCAATCCTTGTTATGACACTGGCCATGCTGATCATCATGGCCGAGTCAACCGGGAACGTCCTTGCCCTCGGCAAGATGGTCGATATGAAGATCGATCGCCGACGACTGACCAACGCACTGCGGGCCGACGGTCTTTCCACATTCCTGGGCGGCATGTACAACAGCTTCCCGTTGAACGTCTTCAGTCAGAACACCGGACTGGTGGCTCTCACCCGGGTCCGGAGCCGCTACGTCGTCGCTGCTGCCGGCGTCATCATGATCCTGATGGGACTCTTTCCGAAGCTGGGGGCCATCATCGCCGCCATCCCGCCGGCCGTGCTTGGCGGCAGTGCCATTGTCATGTTCGGCATGACCACGGCGGCCGGGATTCAGGAGCTTGCCCGGGTCAAGTATGCGGGCACCCACAACGGCCTGATCGCGGCGGTCTCGATCAGCGTCGGTGTTCTGCCAGTCGCTTCCACCACCCTCTTTGAACAGGTTCGTGGACCGTTGCAGCTGGTACTCAGCAGCGGAATATTCCTCGGCGGAATCACCGCCGTGGCACTGAACGCGATCATCAATCGCAATGAAAAATCAACTCAGCTAGATGATGTGGAGATCACAGATATGCCGGTGCAGCAAGAAGCAACACAGGACGCGAGCGGCCTGGGTTCGCCAGTCCAGACCGAGACAGAATTATCGTCGCGGGATCTGGAACTGATCAGAAAATCCATCGCCATGGCTCAGGAGGCCAAGGATCGCGGCCGCCATCCGTTCGCCTCGCTCGTGGCCGATCAGAACGGGCTGGTCGTCTCAGCCCGGGGCAACAACTCGATGCCTCCGGAGGGCGATCCCACCCAACACGCCGAGCTGACAGCGGCTGCGGAAGCAGCCACTAAGCTGACGCCGGACCAGCTGGCTCAATCGACGCTGTACACCAGTGCAGAACCGTGCGCCATGTGTGCCGGTGCCATTTACTGGACCGGGATCGGACGCGTTGTCTACGCACTCTCCGAGCACGCACTGCTGAGATTGACCGGCGACAACCCGGAGAACCCCACGTTCGCCCTGCCATGCCGCGAGGTATTCGCCCGGGGCCAGCGCGAGATCGAGGTAGTTGGCCCGCTGCTGGAAGACGAAGCCGCCGAGGCCCATACCGGATTCTGGAAGTAGCCGGGAAATGCCCTCCCTCCGCGCGCGGGGGGAGGGCGCCTACCCGCGGAGGGAGGCCTCGTCCATTACGACCCCGACGACCCGTCTAACCGGCAGCCAGCGCAAGCTCTTCCGGTTCACGGCCGCTCTGCGCCCAGCCTGACCGCAGTGTGTCCACCAGATGCGGCGGGAATTCCTCTGCGAGGCTGAGCACGACACGGCAGCGAGCGCCAGGCTGTTCCGGATACCCCATGTAGCGGCCGCGCATATCGCAGATCGTCTGACCCCGGCCAGGTCCCGACGTCGCATCGACCTCGACGTGAACCACGGGCGCGGTGTCCACCTGAATACCGCCGACCGCGATGGCGGCCGCAAGTGGATCGTGGAGCGCGGAGCAAGCCCGGCCGAACTGGTTCAGGTAGAACTGGAAGTAGTAGCCGAGCATATCGCCGAGCGCCTTGGGGAAGGGATGCTCTTCGGACAGCAACTCTTGCCGCTGACTTTCCTCCAGCACGTTGGTCATCGTGACGTCCAGAGGCACCAGGGTCACGTTCCATTCCGCGGCGAAAACGTCTGCCGCCGCCTCTGGATCATTGGCGATGTTGGCCTCGGCCACCGTCGTGATGTTCCCTGGCGCCAGCGCGGCGCCTCCCATAATGGTGATGTCTTCGACCAGCCGGGGTAGTTCCGGTTCCAGGCGCAGCGCTTCAGCGATATTGGTCAGCGGCCCAACCGCAAGGACTCTCAGCCGACCGGGATTCTCGTGTGCCAGGCGAATCAGTAGTTCCGCCGCCGTCTCCGGTGCAAGCTCGGCCTTCGAGGCGGGCAGCTCGACGTCACCCACACCATTGCGCCCGTGAACGTGCGGAGCACCTCCGCCGAAGGACCCGGCTTGCGGATCGTGCGCGCCGAGGGCGACCGGAATGCCGGAGTGCCCGGCGAGTTCAAGCAGGTCAAGGGTGTTCCTGGCGCCATCCGCGGCACTCACATTGCCGCTGACCGTGCCGATACCGATCAGGTCTGCTTCCGGCGATGCAAGCATGTAGCCGAGGGCAAGAGCGTCATCTATGCCGGTGTCGCAATCGAGATAGAAGGGCGGGGCAGTCTGTTCAGTCATGTTGATTTCTCTCGTTTCGGTGGATAACGCCGGATGCCGGGCAGGTTTACGGCTCACGATTTCGGCCCGCGCCGGGATTAGACCCGTTCACCCTTCGGCGCCGCGACGAAGAGGCTGACGATGAAGGCGATGGCGGTGATGCCGACTGAGATCCACAGCGCCGCGACGTACCCACCGGACGTTCCAAGGCCTGCGAACGGTGCGACGATCACCACGCCGAGGCTGGCGCCGATGCCGAAGGATGCTCCGTTGATTCCGGGCAATGTGCCGGGGGCGTCTTTGGGGGAAAGCAGCACGGAAAGCCCATTGATCGCGGTTAGGAAGAATCCGTTGTAGAAGATGCCGAGGAACGCGATCGCGGCGAAGACGGCCCACTGGTTATCGGCGAACAGGGCCGCCGCCGCTGCGCCGGCCAGGCTCAGTGCTGTCCCTACCCGCAGTGTCCCGATCCAGCCTCGACGATCCGCGATCCAGCCGGCCAGCGGCGCGGCAAAGACTCCGATCAGGGCGGCCGGTGTCAGGAACAGCAGGGCCGAGATGGATGAGCTCAGGCCGAACCCGTTGGTGTCGTCCTGGCTGAGCAGCACCACGGTGAAGTTGATGATCGCGAAAATTCCGGCGAGGGTCAGCACTGTGGTCGCAATCACCGGCCATACCTGGCGCGAGCGCAGGTGGTGGACGGCGATCAGCGGATGGCTGCGCTTCTTCTCAATCAGCCAGAACGCCGCGAACGAGGCGGCCGCAGCGGCCAGCAGCGCGAGCGTGCCGGGATCCGCCCAACCGGCCGTGGAGCCCCGGGAGACGAAGTAGGTGATTGCCACCAGGAACAGGGACAGCGCACCGGCTCCCCACCAGTCCATCCCGCCGCGCGAGCCGCTCGGCCGGCCGCCGGGAACGACTTTGATCACGCAGCCGACCGCAATTGCGGTCAGGATCAGCACTACCACGAAGATCGACCGGAATCCGAACGTTTCGGCCATCAGGCCACCGAAGTAGCCATCGACACCGCCAACTCCCCCGTTGACGGCGGCGAGGATGCCGACCGAGGTGCCGAAGATCCCGGCATTCAGGTTCTCGTTGAGCACAATGTAGGCCAGGGCAAAGACGGCGCTTGATACTCCCTGAAGGAACCTGCCTGCCACCAGCAGCGGCAATGTTGGCGCGGCAATGCACAAAATGGTTCCGGCGGCCATCACGGCCAGCACCAGCAGTAACGCTGTGCGCCGGCCGATGAAGTCACTCCACCGACCCATGATCGGCCCGGAGATGGCTCCGGCAAGGAAGAACATCGACTGGACCTGTCCCACGCTTCCCGCGTTCGCGCCGAAATACTCGCCGATCTGCGGAAGCGCTGGTGTGATCATGCTGGCATTGAGCTGGAAGGACAGCACAGCCACTACCAGCGCGGTGATCAGCAGCGCGGCACGAGAGCCGGAAAGCCGCGGCTGCTGCGCAGCGGCAGGCTTTGCGTCCGGCGTTACGGCCGAATTCGCGGTGCTCTGGGTGTTCACATCAAACTCCTTTGTTCAACCGCACCCTGCGATGCCGTGACGTGAGTTGTTATACAAGCAGGTATTACACGCATGTGCAACCCGTAGGATAGAGTAGCGGTACCGATCTTGAGTGAGGCCCTTAAGTGAATGACAATGCCGTCCCTTTCCTCTCCTCCCCCATCAACCCGCAGCCCGGGCTTCCGTTGCGGGTGGCGGCGTATTCACGAATCGCAGAAGCCATCCGCACCAATCTGCTGCCCCCCGGTTCGCTGCTGCCGACTGAGACCGAGCTCGGCGCGATGATGGAGGTGAGCCGGACGGTGATCCGGGAGGCGCTTATGCTCCTCGAAGAGGACGGACTGACCAGGACCCGGCGCGGGGTGGGACGATTCGTTGCGGATTCACTGCCCCGGATCGGTATCGAGCGAATTCGCCCCTTCGACCGGCTACTCAGCGGAACCGGCCAACAGCTCGACGTGAAGCGGGTTTCGACAGTGCTTCAGCCGGCGTCTGAATTCGTCGCTCCCGGTGTCGGAATCCAGCCCGGCGCCGACTGCTGGATGTGGGAGACGGTTCTTCTCAGGGACGGCGAGCCGATTGCCCACCTGCAGGAACATATCTCCGCACACCACGAGGTCACTTCCTTCGATCCCGGCACGGACGACGGATCCACACTGCTTTCCGCCCTGCTTGGACGATCGGCATCTGCACTCGGCCCGGGTGAGTGCGACATCGGCCTGAGCACGGTCGGGCCGAGCCGCGCGAAGCTCCTGGCGCTTCGGGCGACCGACCCGGTCCTGGTGATGACCCAGTACGTACGTCGTGGCGGGCACCCGTTCTATCTGGCCAAGTGCCTGGTCGCCGCGAGGGCCGGTCATCTGGCCGTCATCCAGTCCGTACAAGCCTGACCCGACGTCGGCGAACAAACTTTTAGAAAATGAGGAACCTCATGAACGATTCACCGCGCCATGCCCTCACGGTTGTCGGCAGCATCAACCTCGACATCACGGCAACCGGCGCCCGCCTG is part of the Saxibacter everestensis genome and harbors:
- a CDS encoding ABC transporter permease: MSYVFRRVGQAVIVLLAAFTGAFILLQALPGDAIMIKFENPELGLSADQIQNIRLSYGIDTPLVIQYVHTLAGFITGDFGYSINSGTAVRSLLAEVLPQTARLAVLGFLAAALLAVGIAFASTFSRFGWLRKFLRNLPSLFISVPVFWLGIMLIQIFSFKLGLIPAVGAGPAQALILPVATLAVPIAAPLAQVLTRSIDEINAQPFIAVVQAKGAPPGWILWRNVAKNAVLPTLTIAGVLFGELIAGAVVTETVFGRAGIGRLTEQAVASQDTPVLQAIVILSASVFVLVNLTVDLLYPLLDPRLKTKVGAAT
- a CDS encoding TIGR04028 family ABC transporter substrate-binding protein — encoded protein: MARTKRSKFLLAGVAIVAAASLVAGCSTSSASSDGASTGEPKTGGTLTYLEHQPHTGLYPPTAGFYPNGGLVNNITDRLVYQNPESLKFEPWIATSWKVNDDATEYTFKLRDGVTFSDGSPLDATVVAKNFDLYGSGDPKRALIVSEAINNYDRSEVVDSSTVKFHFTRPSPGFLQATSTINSGLLSSKTLDRKFEDYGAGNSKDIIGSGPFVITDEKVGTELTLAARKDYDWAPPSAEHQGRAYLDTIKLIVTPEDSVRVGSLVAGQADVVRNVEAQDEKQVEAKGLEVYAPQTKGVNNSLNLRFRHPFLSDLKVRQALVAGTNRQEVVDTIYSPKYPLATSALSKSAEGYKDQSAHLAYDPDKAAQLLDAAGWKAGSDGIREKNGKKLTLVVNEAAPQPRSFEALTLISQQWKKIGVDLKILKADAGTYAEAILDKDQVQVYHSMVGRADPDVIKSQFYSKNRNTLLNFEAKSNSVGDKKLEKLLEGVAGEPDEKKRIANDQAVQDYLAEQSYVIPLFEEPQVYGAANHVKGLGFESVARPSFYGVWLDK
- a CDS encoding LysR family transcriptional regulator, whose amino-acid sequence is MRISLERLEAFVASAQTGSFSAAARRLNKTQSTISNAIATLEIDVGTDLFDRSTRAPTLTAAGERLLLEAQTVIDRCIAFENHADSLSVEETTELTISVDVPGRVLLPVFNDFARKYPYVNLTVQSSLNTGISESVLIGSAALGVSFSEPRYDKALEFKQLGKLILIHVAAPGHSLCQQESVSFADLRANRRLAHSAQLDSFPTMEYLRCAQTWQIYGQQPLIEMTKAGLGWATIPRQLILDELAAGELVELQLEAYPHTDWLVGVDLLWSRARKLRAPELWLKNRLLAFKVSELSQRGQATTF
- a CDS encoding solute carrier family 23 protein; the encoded protein is MSFTKTRMGLKPPGHAAHPVDEVLPVRRLVTLGLQHVLVMYAGAVAVPLILGSTLGLDQSAVILLINANLITSGVATLIQTIGVWKFGARMPFIQGTSFIALSPMLLIGQQYGLPFVFGSVIAAGLITIGLAPIFSRLLRYFSPVVIGSLITIVGIALMPAAAGWLGGGVGAADFGSPRNLTLGLLTVVVTIFVSVKFKGFISSLSVIFGLIVGTAVAIAIGATDFSSVAEASWFGLSAPLALGIPQFSVVPILVMTLAMLIIMAESTGNVLALGKMVDMKIDRRRLTNALRADGLSTFLGGMYNSFPLNVFSQNTGLVALTRVRSRYVVAAAGVIMILMGLFPKLGAIIAAIPPAVLGGSAIVMFGMTTAAGIQELARVKYAGTHNGLIAAVSISVGVLPVASTTLFEQVRGPLQLVLSSGIFLGGITAVALNAIINRNEKSTQLDDVEITDMPVQQEATQDASGLGSPVQTETELSSRDLELIRKSIAMAQEAKDRGRHPFASLVADQNGLVVSARGNNSMPPEGDPTQHAELTAAAEAATKLTPDQLAQSTLYTSAEPCAMCAGAIYWTGIGRVVYALSEHALLRLTGDNPENPTFALPCREVFARGQREIEVVGPLLEDEAAEAHTGFWK
- a CDS encoding nucleoside hydrolase, with the protein product MTEQTAPPFYLDCDTGIDDALALGYMLASPEADLIGIGTVSGNVSAADGARNTLDLLELAGHSGIPVALGAHDPQAGSFGGGAPHVHGRNGVGDVELPASKAELAPETAAELLIRLAHENPGRLRVLAVGPLTNIAEALRLEPELPRLVEDITIMGGAALAPGNITTVAEANIANDPEAAADVFAAEWNVTLVPLDVTMTNVLEESQRQELLSEEHPFPKALGDMLGYYFQFYLNQFGRACSALHDPLAAAIAVGGIQVDTAPVVHVEVDATSGPGRGQTICDMRGRYMGYPEQPGARCRVVLSLAEEFPPHLVDTLRSGWAQSGREPEELALAAG
- a CDS encoding MFS transporter, whose amino-acid sequence is MNTQSTANSAVTPDAKPAAAQQPRLSGSRAALLITALVVAVLSFQLNASMITPALPQIGEYFGANAGSVGQVQSMFFLAGAISGPIMGRWSDFIGRRTALLLVLAVMAAGTILCIAAPTLPLLVAGRFLQGVSSAVFALAYIVLNENLNAGIFGTSVGILAAVNGGVGGVDGYFGGLMAETFGFRSIFVVVLILTAIAVGCVIKVVPGGRPSGSRGGMDWWGAGALSLFLVAITYFVSRGSTAGWADPGTLALLAAAAASFAAFWLIEKKRSHPLIAVHHLRSRQVWPVIATTVLTLAGIFAIINFTVVLLSQDDTNGFGLSSSISALLFLTPAALIGVFAAPLAGWIADRRGWIGTLRVGTALSLAGAAAAALFADNQWAVFAAIAFLGIFYNGFFLTAINGLSVLLSPKDAPGTLPGINGASFGIGASLGVVIVAPFAGLGTSGGYVAALWISVGITAIAFIVSLFVAAPKGERV
- a CDS encoding GntR family transcriptional regulator is translated as MNDNAVPFLSSPINPQPGLPLRVAAYSRIAEAIRTNLLPPGSLLPTETELGAMMEVSRTVIREALMLLEEDGLTRTRRGVGRFVADSLPRIGIERIRPFDRLLSGTGQQLDVKRVSTVLQPASEFVAPGVGIQPGADCWMWETVLLRDGEPIAHLQEHISAHHEVTSFDPGTDDGSTLLSALLGRSASALGPGECDIGLSTVGPSRAKLLALRATDPVLVMTQYVRRGGHPFYLAKCLVAARAGHLAVIQSVQA